The following nucleotide sequence is from Salvia splendens isolate huo1 chromosome 2, SspV2, whole genome shotgun sequence.
ACTGTTTCCTTTGGCAACCCTATGCTTACTCTTTGGCTATATTCCCTcaatcccacaagaatatgcacttttggttGGGCACAATTGCTAaagtgagagaaagagagagaaagaataaaagtaataagtattgttagtggagaatgagtctcatctcaatcaagagaaaagagttttcaaaattagaaagtgcatattcttgtgggacggactaaaaatgaaagtgcatattcttgtgggacgaagggagtacaataATGACCTTGTTATATTTGCAAGTAGTCGTAGTGCTAATAAAATAGTCCATCAAATACTCTAAAATAGAaaagtatattaattaaaatataataattactcCAATTTTAACCTCCAATTTTTTCTCAAGCTCCTCGATCATCTTGGCCAGTATGTGGAAGCGCTCAACAATGAATAAATGGGAAGTGCCTGTAGCAACCAGCGTCGCCACGACATTTTCTCGGCATAATCTATGTTTCTAGACTGATCCCACGACATTGCATGTGCATATTGTGCGAATGCTGCTTGAACTCTTCGAATCATTTCCGACAAATTTGAAGATGAACCAAAAAATTGAAGTGTAAAGAgaacaacaaacaaacaaatggaaacccgaattacttgAAGTGTAAAGAGAACCAAAAAATTGAAGTGtaaagagaaccaaagtttgataacgtcctcaagagtagctcgaaacaaggctttattattcggaacttagctagttggagtttgattactctatgaataataaatgagtgtttcttgctaagtccactcttggaattaataagatgttaagtaattaagttcatagcagacactaattaattaatggacgtttctatcttaagcgcgggaaatgaacaacaaacaaatagaaacccgaattacttataatttcggatttggatgggcagtacAATATTACTTgtgtagtggttgctcgtaatattaaattgtgggttcaatttaattagtaaaaagctaattgggggaggtcatatccaaaaccttccatagatccctgactgacctaatatgtaacttaatataaataggagaataaaagagacagaaaatacaattaattCTTGCACAAAATTTCGTCCATCTCCTAATACCTATAGGGGATGAAAATTTCTcctcagctctcctccgtgttctgtcttctttatttaagtcctagtatgttagtgagatcagcccacactgatatcagcatacagtccgggaactagtcagaagatctgtggtttagtactcaagatcttcacgtggagaaggcgctagctatcttcgattctttggagaatccccaaggtaaaatggctaatccgtagaaagcatgttttaggtttcaattatgctaaagcatgatttaatttaagttatgagcatgatacatgagataattagattttgtctaaataatctactaaatagatcagaattattatgtaattgatttatgtttcgCTGCCAACTCATTCACTAGGTTGGGCAGGGTCTAGATATATATAAAGATGCTAAGCCCAACCTACTATATTAGTGGATCTAGATTGGTTCAGATCCAAATACATATAAAGAAGCCCAACCCAGCTCACTTTATCGGTGGGCTTGGACTGGGCTAAGTCCCAAATTGCTGGCAAGTGGTAGGCCTTGATCAACCCAACTCATTTGACAACTCTAAGTTATCGACGCTATTAAAGTTTATTCATTTGGGTCTCTACTCTACTCCAAAGATCGCCTTATACAAGTCATATTTCCCCGTCTACAAAAAATTGACAAGATTGTGAATGACACATATTGTaatatataattggtaaagtaagaaagagatatgaaaagtaagagagatagggGAAAAATGTAGTGAAATGAGTGTTAGTGGATGGTTGGATtccacatttagaatgatgtgtaaGGTTAATATtggttgaaaactttcctttttgagcttagtctattttttgtggacggacaaaaatgtcaaaatttggTGGATGGAGTATTTGTTATGTCCCACATAAGTTGAGCCctattcttttttagtttgttccgaACATAGTTAAGTCACTTCattatttgacaaaaaatatattctttcttctatttaactttttctttctctttttattttgatttttattcatttatccTTTAAATATCATTTCTTAATTccctaccaaaaaaaaaaccctaattaaCATGTAGAAAAGTTATCCTTTAAATATCATTTCTTAATTTCCCTACCAAAAAGAAATACCCTAATTAACATGGAGAAAGGAAGTATGGAGTACAATTTAATTTACTAAATTTGTGTCAGTTCATACAGTCGAGTGTATGATAGGCTGCAGCCAGTATGCACACAGTTCACACAATCATAAAcgaaaaaatatgattcaaaAACAGTCGTACTGGTACATGTCTGGCTTTAAAAACaactattaaaaaaaaataaatcgaTGGGATAAACAAATATTGACACTTTGATTTGTAATGATGTGTAATGACACTTTGATTTGTAACGATTTGTAAATCTTTATATAAGCAACTTCCCCGTCTgcgaaaaatagttttatttttttattttaaattgttagCTAAAATTAGTCTCTATCTATGGGATTGagggaataaataaaaaatatagttaaaatattattagtagaaAATATGACTCAATTCATATgtgaaataaatttatcataaatatctcatttttatttataagttTTCCCAAATTCATTACAtgtatacataaatttatttacaacttattcAACTAGAATATGAGGAGTATTTTacaaatttcacattaaaatctATACCGACGGTTAGGAAGGCTATATTGAACGAATTCAATGACATAAAGCAGAAGATTAaagatgaatttaaatttacCTTAAATTCACAGTTAATCTGAACACATCTTAGAAGCAAAGAAATGAGATGTTTCCATCATTCCACAATAAAACATGACACTGCAAATTGCCTACATTTCTATCTGACTCTGACACTTCCTATTTCCCAATACTTGTGAATTCAGCAGCTCACAAGCACACTGACTCATACCGTCACACATCAACCATACAAAAATTTCAATCCGAATTTGGAAACCTCTTCTCATCTTGTAAATAATCACCACCTTTtaataaaagagagagagagaaaggaatGGTTCCTACAGCCATCATCTTGGCTTTATTGATCACAGCCTTGACAAATCAATGCAATGCCACTCCCAAATTCCCAGCCATTCTTGTATTTGGTGATTCAACAGTAGACACAGGCAACAACAACTACATATCCACTCCTTTCAagggaaaccaccccccttacgGCTACAATTTCCCGGGAGGTGCCCCGACAGGAAGGTTCTCGGATGGGAGGCTGGTGCCGGATATACTGGCATCCCTGTTCGGCCTCAAGGAGGCCGTTCCTCCCTTCTTGGACCCGATTCTTTCTGATCAAGATGTTGTTACCGGGGTCAGTTTCGCATCAGCTGGCTCGGGCTACGATTCTCTAACCACCTCTTTCACTCGGGTGATTTCCATGTCGAGGCAGCTCGACCACTTGAACGGGTACATTGCGAGGCTGCAGAGTATTGTtggtggagaagaagctgcGAAGATACTGAGCAGAGCTCTGGTTATAGTCAGTGCCGGAACTAATGACTTCACCTTCAACTTCTATGATTTCCCCACTAGGAGACTTGAGTTCACCATTTCTCAGTACCAAGACTTCCTCCAAGCCAAACTGCAGAGCTTCATtaaggtctctctctctctcttgacaACTGAaactaaatactccctctgGTCCAATAGAAATAGGCtgaatttcatttttcgtccgttccataaaaatagtctatATCTATTTATCGTAATATTTtatccttctcttttactttatcatttataggCCTCACCATCCACTATTTTATTTCAgctactttttctcattctctcttactttaccaattacgcattaaaaccATGTCATCCCAGTTAGCCAATttcaatgggacggagggagtatacaatATAACAATTTCACATCGGTGTTCATATAGAACATAAATCACTATATTAATTATGTAAGTCTCATGGCCTCTCCTATCATCAATTGATTTTAGGATGGAATctatggatttctatcatggtaacAGAGCGGATAATCGACTGCGGATAATAGACTGTGGGCCAAATTTAGCTGACCCTACAATATATCAGGGATTAATATTTGGGCCACATATCAgaaacccctccaaggttctccttgaagggtttgagggagggtgttgactATTAAAACCAAATACAGAGTATAAAATATAACAATCCCACGTCTTATGGGCCTCTCCTCCTATAACTAATTGATTTTAGGATGGAATCCATAGATTTTTATCAGTCTATATCTCAATTGTCTTGTATATGATGAATTTGATAGGCTCTGTATGATGTTGGGTGTCGTAAGATGGTGGTGTCGGGGCTTCCCCCGATAGGCTGTCTGCCGATACAGATGATGGCAAAATCTCCTCTGCGGAGAAGCTGCTGCCAAAGGGAGAACGAGGAAGCAGTGTCTTACAACGTCAAGCTGGAGAAGATGGTGCACAAAATGGAGATGGATCTTGCGGGATGCAGG
It contains:
- the LOC121775954 gene encoding GDSL esterase/lipase At1g06990-like, encoding MVPTAIILALLITALTNQCNATPKFPAILVFGDSTVDTGNNNYISTPFKGNHPPYGYNFPGGAPTGRFSDGRLVPDILASLFGLKEAVPPFLDPILSDQDVVTGVSFASAGSGYDSLTTSFTRVISMSRQLDHLNGYIARLQSIVGGEEAAKILSRALVIVSAGTNDFTFNFYDFPTRRLEFTISQYQDFLQAKLQSFIKALYDVGCRKMVVSGLPPIGCLPIQMMAKSPLRRSCCQRENEEAVSYNVKLEKMVHKMEMDLAGCRILYADVYNPLMDMINNPLKYEFTETKRGCCGSGLLEAGPLCTPLEGVCAEPSRYLFWDSIHPTESTYQILAHKLAQSLTTNMSLHSIKQ